One window of Dyadobacter sandarakinus genomic DNA carries:
- a CDS encoding glycosyltransferase family 2 protein yields the protein MKRITITPPTKRELVTLWVMIFIGCVAIVFFLCHVLNPAVRGHVPLYWMLMVTFVFTCLKLLYEWYHYLFITVPKTPPLTTHFTVDIFTTFCAGEPYEMIVETLEAVKAITYPHETYLCDEANDPFLKEVCQELGVHHITRTNRTDAKAGNINNALKQSAGELCVVLDPDHVPAPDFLDPIVPHFANPEIGYVQIVQAYKNGNESLIAKGAAQQTYQFYGPIMMTMNKYGTVLAIGANCTFRRTALDSIGGHAAGLAEDLHTAMQLHAQGWKSVYVPEIMARGLVPSTLSAYYRQQLKWSRGVFDLLVTAYPKLFSRFTWRQKLHYALLPMHYLSGVIFLINFLIPVIALCFGASPMQMDISEFGLAVFPLIASIVLIRHFVQWWVMEDEERGFHMVGGLLLIGTWWVFILGLVYTIAGKKVPYVPTPKDGNEANNWPLNIPNLFIFAISAFAIGYGLLTDWNPYNLVMAGFAGLNCLFMCFTIAASRQQQFRFLRAQNPRLNALMGRLKIVKDVLWILRHRVYTGLRSTAMLVMFLLVGVWIYNAKFKFLENESDYHRHERHGMRRPLGPGNVLITSETSGREAAMPDLLPPNPSGAVISFKGMRGVNYLKGSDWKNEYEAFTKKELVSDFKEMKRIGINTVKFYGPGIYDRNILSVAGAQGMNLHYGFWVPSGLDFKKDKQTLEALSQKILLAVGSHKANRKIFSWNIGNAVFQNLRFYYLPRDLADQQDAYLVWLKKLVSQMKKVDPSRPITLDIQASETMHAAVARIRAAIPGIASYGLVYYSNAAQHKMPENFPHFTSYAEYDTYTRHSGDSAGVFISNWQDVHAYEKVTFDGLKDGTGRRKISMLQLAAKWHGHAKTWEPPKTRILRPAAATVAGLMLDYHAVIRKDGNWSLAKDLKTSFKFEWKLVQMDDYFNLISSKDVGTGTDLSLQIPPDPETYRLYLFVLEGNVVIDIIDSSLNTPLLPEPHSGH from the coding sequence ATGAAGCGGATAACGATCACACCCCCAACAAAGCGCGAGCTTGTCACACTTTGGGTGATGATCTTCATTGGATGTGTTGCAATCGTATTTTTCCTCTGCCATGTGCTGAACCCTGCGGTGCGCGGCCATGTGCCACTGTACTGGATGCTGATGGTAACATTCGTATTCACTTGCCTGAAACTCCTTTACGAGTGGTACCATTATCTTTTTATTACCGTCCCAAAAACGCCGCCGCTTACCACGCACTTCACGGTCGATATCTTCACAACATTCTGTGCGGGTGAACCTTACGAAATGATCGTTGAAACGCTTGAAGCTGTAAAAGCAATTACCTACCCCCATGAAACATACCTGTGTGACGAAGCAAATGATCCTTTTTTAAAGGAAGTCTGCCAGGAACTGGGCGTGCATCATATCACCCGGACAAACAGAACAGATGCAAAAGCCGGTAACATTAACAATGCTTTGAAACAGTCAGCAGGTGAGCTGTGTGTCGTCCTGGATCCTGACCATGTTCCGGCCCCTGATTTTCTGGACCCCATTGTGCCGCACTTCGCCAATCCGGAGATCGGATATGTGCAGATTGTCCAGGCCTATAAAAACGGGAATGAAAGTCTGATCGCCAAAGGTGCTGCCCAGCAGACCTACCAGTTTTATGGACCCATCATGATGACCATGAACAAGTATGGGACCGTGCTGGCGATAGGCGCCAACTGCACGTTCCGGCGAACTGCGCTGGACTCCATCGGTGGGCATGCCGCCGGACTTGCGGAGGATTTGCACACGGCTATGCAGCTGCACGCCCAGGGATGGAAATCGGTGTATGTGCCTGAAATTATGGCACGCGGGCTTGTGCCGTCAACCCTTTCTGCCTACTACAGGCAGCAGCTGAAATGGTCAAGAGGTGTTTTTGATCTGCTGGTTACGGCTTATCCGAAATTGTTCAGCCGCTTCACCTGGCGCCAAAAGCTGCATTATGCGCTGCTCCCGATGCATTATCTGTCGGGCGTTATTTTCCTGATCAATTTCCTGATCCCGGTCATCGCACTTTGTTTTGGGGCCAGTCCCATGCAGATGGACATTTCGGAGTTTGGGCTGGCTGTTTTTCCCCTGATTGCATCCATCGTGCTGATCCGGCATTTTGTCCAATGGTGGGTCATGGAAGACGAAGAGCGCGGTTTCCACATGGTCGGGGGACTGCTCCTGATCGGTACCTGGTGGGTATTTATCCTTGGTCTGGTTTATACGATTGCGGGAAAAAAGGTGCCCTACGTTCCAACGCCCAAGGATGGCAATGAAGCCAATAACTGGCCACTCAACATTCCCAACCTCTTCATATTCGCTATTTCTGCGTTTGCAATAGGCTACGGATTGCTTACTGACTGGAACCCGTACAACCTGGTCATGGCAGGTTTTGCAGGATTGAACTGTCTTTTTATGTGCTTTACCATTGCGGCAAGCCGGCAACAGCAGTTCCGGTTCCTGCGCGCACAAAATCCCAGGCTGAATGCGCTGATGGGCCGCCTGAAAATAGTGAAGGACGTTTTATGGATATTGAGGCACCGGGTTTATACCGGCCTGCGCAGCACAGCCATGCTGGTTATGTTCCTGTTAGTCGGTGTCTGGATCTACAATGCAAAATTTAAGTTCCTGGAAAATGAGTCTGATTATCACAGACATGAAAGGCATGGCATGCGCAGGCCGCTTGGGCCGGGAAATGTTCTGATCACATCAGAAACATCGGGTCGGGAAGCAGCAATGCCCGATCTGTTGCCTCCCAATCCATCCGGAGCTGTAATTTCATTTAAAGGAATGCGCGGCGTCAATTATTTAAAAGGCTCCGACTGGAAAAACGAGTATGAGGCTTTTACGAAAAAAGAGCTTGTTTCTGATTTTAAAGAAATGAAAAGGATTGGGATTAACACCGTCAAGTTTTATGGACCAGGCATTTACGATCGAAATATACTGAGTGTCGCGGGAGCGCAAGGCATGAACCTTCATTATGGATTCTGGGTGCCGTCCGGCCTGGATTTCAAAAAAGATAAACAAACTCTGGAAGCGCTTTCACAAAAGATATTGCTGGCGGTAGGCAGCCATAAAGCAAACCGGAAAATCTTTTCCTGGAACATTGGAAATGCTGTATTCCAGAATCTGCGGTTCTATTATTTGCCCCGAGATTTAGCCGATCAACAGGATGCGTATTTGGTTTGGCTGAAAAAGCTGGTTTCGCAAATGAAAAAAGTGGATCCCAGCCGCCCCATCACGCTGGACATCCAAGCTTCTGAAACAATGCATGCTGCTGTTGCCAGAATAAGGGCTGCCATTCCGGGAATTGCGTCTTATGGATTGGTCTACTACAGTAATGCTGCTCAACATAAAATGCCGGAAAACTTTCCGCATTTTACCAGTTACGCTGAATATGACACCTATACCAGACATTCAGGTGATTCGGCGGGTGTTTTTATTTCAAACTGGCAGGATGTGCATGCTTACGAAAAGGTAACTTTTGACGGTTTAAAAGACGGGACTGGCCGCAGGAAAATTTCAATGCTGCAACTTGCCGCCAAATGGCATGGGCATGCAAAAACATGGGAACCACCCAAAACCAGAATTTTAAGACCTGCCGCAGCCACAGTTGCCGGATTGATGCTCGACTACCACGCAGTCATCCGGAAGGACGGGAATTGGTCACTGGCAAAAGACCTGAAAACGAGCTTCAAATTTGAATGGAAGCTGGTGCAGATGGATGACTATTTCAACCTCATTTCTTCAAAGGACGTGGGCACCGGCACCGACCTGAGCCTGCAAATACCCCCTGATCCCGAAACTTACAGGCTTTACCTGTTTGTGCTCGAAGGCAATGTGGTAATCGACATCATTGATTCCAGCCTGAACACACCACTACTACCGGAACCCCACTCGGGCCATTGA
- a CDS encoding glycoside hydrolase family 2 TIM barrel-domain containing protein, translating to MKSDSGYVVLRDGKAFGINGAGGTSNFKALREAGGTCLRIWDTTQLQQVLDSAQQNGLAIIAGLPIRNSDQKDFYNDPIKASKQLAQFQSIVDRHKDHPALLMWCVGNELDFPYSPSYNHFYSAFNAITKMIRRVDPDHPITTTVLNFNRKYIANIQLRCHIDLISFNVFNNLRLLKEDLKSFSWFWNGPYMLLEWGTDGPWTGTQCTAWGAFIENPSKKKADVILKRYQQEIPVKDPRFLGSFIFFWGSKQETTSTWFSLFDESGRKSELVAIMQYIWTGQLPKDQFPQIRYMLLNNKGAADDILLNPEEAMHPELVLHQRDSIRSVHWEIVPEDWYKENGQNSSQQPRPLAASVESGGRLTAQFKSPAEEGPYRIFAKIYHHNGTFASCNTPFYVISDR from the coding sequence GTGAAGTCCGACAGCGGATATGTTGTACTGCGCGATGGAAAAGCATTCGGGATAAACGGTGCCGGTGGAACATCCAATTTCAAGGCGCTGCGTGAGGCGGGAGGAACATGTCTGCGCATATGGGACACTACGCAATTGCAACAGGTACTGGACAGTGCACAGCAAAATGGCCTTGCCATCATCGCCGGTCTTCCGATCCGGAACAGTGATCAAAAGGACTTTTACAACGATCCAATCAAAGCTTCAAAACAGTTAGCTCAATTCCAGTCAATTGTTGACAGGCACAAAGATCATCCCGCACTTTTGATGTGGTGTGTGGGCAACGAGCTGGATTTTCCTTACAGCCCATCGTACAACCATTTTTATAGTGCCTTCAATGCAATTACAAAAATGATCCGCCGGGTTGATCCCGATCATCCAATCACGACCACTGTCCTGAATTTCAATAGAAAATACATCGCCAATATTCAGCTGCGATGCCACATTGATCTTATATCGTTTAATGTTTTCAACAATTTACGATTGCTGAAAGAAGATCTGAAAAGCTTTTCATGGTTTTGGAACGGACCCTATATGTTATTGGAATGGGGAACAGACGGCCCATGGACCGGAACACAGTGTACAGCCTGGGGTGCTTTCATTGAAAATCCGAGCAAAAAAAAGGCTGATGTTATATTGAAGCGATACCAGCAGGAAATACCTGTGAAAGACCCACGCTTTTTAGGGAGCTTTATATTTTTTTGGGGAAGCAAGCAAGAAACTACCTCTACCTGGTTTAGCCTGTTCGACGAATCCGGCAGAAAGTCCGAGCTGGTTGCAATAATGCAATACATATGGACCGGACAACTTCCGAAAGATCAATTTCCGCAGATACGTTATATGCTCCTCAACAACAAAGGGGCTGCCGATGATATTTTGCTAAACCCGGAAGAAGCGATGCACCCTGAACTTGTTCTGCATCAGAGAGACAGCATCAGGTCCGTGCATTGGGAAATTGTGCCGGAGGATTGGTATAAAGAAAACGGGCAGAACAGCTCGCAGCAACCGCGCCCGCTTGCTGCGAGCGTTGAATCCGGCGGCAGGCTTACCGCTCAGTTTAAGTCACCTGCGGAAGAAGGACCTTACCGTATTTTTGCGAAAATATACCATCACAACGGAACCTTCGCCAGCTGTAACACGCCCTTTTACGTGATCAGTGACCGATGA